The Macrobrachium nipponense isolate FS-2020 chromosome 1, ASM1510439v2, whole genome shotgun sequence genome includes a window with the following:
- the LOC135218980 gene encoding uncharacterized protein LOC135218980 has protein sequence MEKKVSSIPPFIMEVIKSQKGKDLLSYDGYLYRKNTTNKTSQNWRCVMKDCRGTLKTAPNYQEKCEVKIGQEHNHAPDPARQSVRIALGKMNEQASNCSAPPRRVIAAVVQELDDEAMANVPKKRALQKRIQRRRKVEGHFPEPQSINELIIPEEFKTFTINGNTEPFLLRDVTSDSKRIIIFASQHMLDQLANSKIWMCDGTYKVVPRIFYQLYTIHVVRENFLFPCVYVMMPDKAQSTYERVFQILKDKRPDCDPENVTLDFEKFAINAFMTVYPDANINGCFFHLSQSIWGKIQITGLSNSYISGANCRLYCKMLAALAFLNPDEVTDAYEEQNEDLERLQLDEEMQILYDYLEDTNIRWTTEKRKKNTLISHRIVERPGKNTKRQDKDK, from the coding sequence ATGGAGAAAAAAGTTAGTAGTATTCCACCCTTCATCATGGAAGTTATAAAGTCCCAGAAAGGAAAAGATTTACTTAGCTACGATGGATATTTGTACCGAAAAAATACAACGAACAAAACCAGCCAGAACTGGAGATGTGTAATGAAGGATTGTAGAGGAACATTGAAAACTGCGCCGAACTACCAAGAAAAGTGTGAAGTAAAAATTGGACAAGAACATAATCATGCCCCAGATCCCGCGAGGCAAAGTGTTAGAATTGCTTTAGGGAAAATGAATGAGCAAGCTTCAAATTGTAGTGCACCACCACGAAGAGTTATTGCTGCTGTAGTACAAGAGCTGGATGACGAAGCAATGGCTAATGTCCCTAAAAAGAGAGCGCTCCAAAAACGTATTCAACGTAGACGTAAGGTTGAAGGCCATTTTCCTGAACCTCAATCAATTAACGAATTGATAATTCCAGAAGAATTTAAAACTTTTACTATAAACGGAAATACAGAACCCTTCTTACTGAGGGATGTAACAAGCGATTCAAAACGAATAATCATATTTGCAAGCCAGCATATGCTCGATCAACTTGCTAATTCAAAAATATGGATGTGTGATGGCACTTACAAAGTCGTTCCtagaatattttatcaattatatacgATCCATGTTGTTAGAGAAAACTTTCTTTTTCCCTGTGTTTATGTTATGATGCCTGATAAGGCTCAGTCAACGTATGAACGAGTATTTCAGATTTTGAAAGACAAACGTCCAGACTGTGACCCTGAAAACGTAACCTTAGATTTTGAAAAGTTTGCTATCAATGCTTTCATGACAGTGTATCCTGATGCAAATATAAATGGATGTTTCTTTCATCTATCACAGTCAATATggggaaaaatacaaatcacGGGATTATCAAATAGCTATATATCTGGTGCCAACTGCCGTCTTTATTGCAAGATGCTGGCTGCTTTGGCGTTTCTAAATCCAGATGAAGTGACAGATGCATACGAAGAGCAAAATGAAGACCTCGAACGTCTACAATTGGatgaagaaatgcaaatattATATGACTATCTCGAAGACACAAACATTAGGTGGACgacagagaagaggaagaagaataccCTTATTTCCCATCGAATTGTGGAACGTCCAGGAAAGAACACAAAACGACAGGACAAAGACAAATAA
- the LOC135218981 gene encoding piggyBac transposable element-derived protein 3-like, with the protein MNKKATQRGTLDYVSSDGILVARWKDNSVVTILSSDVGVEPMGTVERYDRAAKKKVPIPCPSVIQMYNNRMGGIDKSDMLTHLYRTPFKAKRYYRRLFAYLLDLIICNAWILYKRDCLALQENPKPLKDFRLDISNWLRSFKSSTFRITRNSLGTRDFALPRRGQRAVVPSIETRQNATALHMPKHVSMRQTCKFCSGAGHIHRSRWMCEDCKVALCPTEERNCFALFHKISK; encoded by the coding sequence ATGAACAAGAAAGCAACACAAAGGGGGACACTGGACTATGTCTCTTCTGATGGCATCCTTGTTGCAAGATGGAAGGACAACAGCGTTGTGACAATCTTGTCCTCTGATGTTGGTGTGGAGCCCATGGGAACAGTGGAGCGGTACGACAGGGCAGCCAAGAAGAAGGTTCCCATTCCTTGCCCATCTGTCATCCAGATGTACAACAACCGCATGGGGGGCATTGACAAGAGTGACATGTTGACACACCTGTACAGGACCCCCTTCAAAGCAAAGAGGTACTACAGGAGGCTCTTTGCTTACCTCCTTGACTTGATCATCTGCAACGCCTGGATTTTGTACAAGAGGGATTGCCTGGCTTTGCAGGAAAACCCCAAGCCGCTCAAGGACTTCCGTCTGGATATCTCCAATTGGCTCAGAAGCTTCAAGTCGTCAACCTTCAGAATAACCAggaattctcttggcaccagagatTTTGCTTTGCCAAGAAGGGGCCAACGGGCAGTTGTGCCAAGTATTGAGACACGCCAGAATGCCACTGCCCTACACATGCCAAAGCATGTCTCCATGAGGCAGACTTGCAAgttctgttctggtgcaggccacaTCCACAGATCCCGCTGGATGTGTGAGGATTGCAAGGTGGCCCTTTGCCCTACTGAAGAAAggaattgttttgctttgttccataagatttcgaaataa